GCGGCGAGGGCGGCGGCTGTCCGTCGAAGCCTTCGGGAGATGGTGGACACGATGGTCTCCTTGGGGTCTGCGGATGAGGCTGGCGCCCCGGCGAGGAGGGGAGAGCGCTCTCCATATCGCAGTCTGTCGATTTCAACAGAATTAGTCAAGGTTGTTAACAGCGATCATGGAGCGTGACGACGCTCGGTGATCGTCAACTTTGGGTTGACGACTGCGGGTCGTCAACCTATGGTTGACGCATGACGAATCCGGTCCAGATGAACAATCCCGTCCGGCTCGACGACCTGATCCAGGCCATCAAGCAGGCCCATCCCGACGCGCTCGACCAGCTCACCGACGCGGTGATGGTCGCCGACCACATCGGCGAGGTCGCCGACCATCTCATCGGTCACTTCGTGGACCAGGCCCGCCGCTCCGGCGCCTCCTGGACCGAGATCGGCCGCAGCATGGGAGTGAGCAAGCAGGCCGCGCAGAAGCGCTTCGTGGCCAAGAGCGACGCCGGGCCGATCGACCCGCAACAGGGGTTCAACCGCTTCACCCCGCGCGCCCGCAACGTGGTGATGGCCTCGCAGAACGAGGCCCGCGCCGCCGGCAACGCCGAGATCGGCCCGGCGCACCTGGTGCTCGGGCTGCTCGCCGAGCCGGAGGGCCTGGCCGTGAAGGTGCTGGCCGCCGAGGGCGTCACGGCCGGGGCGGTACGCGAGGCGGCCACCGCCGCGCTGCCGCCCTCCGTCGGCGAGGTCCCGGATCTGATCCCGTACGACGCGGCCGGCAAGAAGGCGCTGGAACTGACCTTCCGCGAGGCGCTGCGCCTGGGGCACAACTACATCGGCACCGAGCACATCCTGCTGGCGCTGCTGGAGCAGGAGGACGGCGAGGGCGTGCTCACCGGCCTCGGTGTGGAGAAGGCCGCCGTGGAAGCGGGCACCGCGGCGGCCCTGGCCAAGGTCCGGGTGTTCGAGTAGCGGATCAGGGCGCGGTGGGGAAGCCGTACCGGGCGGCGTGCTCCGGGTCCTCCGGCTCGATCTGGCGCAGCCCGGCGTCGGCGAGGCGCTTGTTGACCTCGTCCAGGTGCTCACGCACCAGTCGGGCCTCCTCCTCGGTGACCCGCCCCCGGTGCGGCTTGCCGGCGTGGTCGATGGTGCCGTAGTCGATCTTCTCCGGGGCGCGTCGCGCCTTCGGTGGGCGTACCCGCTCGGCGGTCTTGAGCAGTTGTGCCATCGGCATGTCGGTGGCCATCGCGTCGAACTCGCTCGCGGTCAGCACCACCCGGCGCGGCTCACCGTTGCCGTGCCGGTCGTGGATCTCGACCACCGCCACGTCCAGCGCGGCGTCGTCGATGTTCTCCACCTCCACCGGCGTCGCGTCCAACTGCACGGGCCCGGCCACCAGGTCAGGATGCTCGACGACGACGACGCGGACCGCCTCGTCGTCGGGACCCAGCACCGTGCCGCTGAAGTCGGAGACGCGGATCGTCTTCTTGCCCATGTGCGCAGTTGCTCCCGTCGTGGCCTGTCGGAGGACCAGCAGACGTTACCCGACAGGTGTGCGAAAGGACGCGCTGGCTCGCCGGGCCGGCCCGGGTGCCGGGGGCCTCAGAGCGTGTTGAGGTGGCGGCGGGAGGAGTAGCCCGCCGGCAGTTCGTTGAGGTCGTGCCAGGAGAGGGCACCGAGGCCGGCGCGGTGACCGCCGTAGGAGAGCTGACCCGGGAAGTGTTCGGCGCACCGTCGTATCCGTCGGGTGTCCTGCGCGGAGCGGTCGTTCGGCTGAATCGGCATGTCCCCCACCGTTTCAAAGAAAGTTGTCCATGTATGGAAATGGATATGACGGTCGATCGATGACCCGGGTTCCCGGCCGAGGCGTTGGTCACCCGATCGGTACCACCGCGCCCAGTGCCCGACGTACCGTGATCGGCGGAGGCCGGAGCGACGGTGCGGAGGTGGGCGATGCTCGACCGGCGGCTCCACCTGCACCTGGCGACCTGGCTCGGGCAGTGGCCGGCAGGTCCCGGGCTGCACGTGGTCTGCTCCACCCGGCGCGCCCGCCCGGCCTGGGACGGCCGGTTGCGGCCGGCTGTCGCGGTCACCGCCGGCACGAGCACCGTGCTCTCGGTGGCCCCGGACCGGGTCGCGGCGGTACGCGACCTGGCCCGGCGGCCGGAGTCGCTGCCGGACGCGTTGCC
Above is a window of Verrucosispora sp. NA02020 DNA encoding:
- a CDS encoding Clp protease N-terminal domain-containing protein produces the protein MTNPVQMNNPVRLDDLIQAIKQAHPDALDQLTDAVMVADHIGEVADHLIGHFVDQARRSGASWTEIGRSMGVSKQAAQKRFVAKSDAGPIDPQQGFNRFTPRARNVVMASQNEARAAGNAEIGPAHLVLGLLAEPEGLAVKVLAAEGVTAGAVREAATAALPPSVGEVPDLIPYDAAGKKALELTFREALRLGHNYIGTEHILLALLEQEDGEGVLTGLGVEKAAVEAGTAAALAKVRVFE